A genomic segment from Cyanobium sp. NIES-981 encodes:
- a CDS encoding Ycf34 family protein, with protein sequence MCICVDCRWVDRCQAYHAVERQHGAPHLTPHPDFRPVEPRIHVQVLDLAAGGVGVEWDVRACASFAPDPGRWQRLRPGEACPR encoded by the coding sequence ATGTGCATCTGTGTGGACTGCCGCTGGGTCGACCGCTGTCAGGCCTATCACGCGGTGGAGCGCCAGCACGGCGCCCCCCATCTCACCCCCCACCCGGACTTCCGGCCGGTTGAGCCGCGCATCCACGTGCAGGTGCTGGATCTGGCCGCTGGAGGGGTGGGCGTGGAATGGGATGTGCGCGCCTGCGCGTCGTTCGCGCCCGATCCGGGGCGGTGGCAGCGGCTGCGTCCCGGTGAGGCCTGCCCCCGATGA
- a CDS encoding CCA tRNA nucleotidyltransferase — translation MTGELPPDELARRVWHRLAPEGWPVSPDALPPGSALVGGAVRDALLGRLGSRPDLDLVVPAGAIGLCRRLAQRLGGTCVVLDQPRDIARLVVNGWTLDLAGRDGPSLESDLQRRDYTANAIALRLDNPTVLVDPTGGLADLAAGRLAAVSEANLLADPLRLLRGVRLSHTLDLPLAALSQDWIRHHAQTLGQVAGERVFTELEKLAADPRGHQGLAWSLRHNLLAAWGADPNAGRPLTGLGPEQAGACGLDASERAWALPLARLATLLPPAALGRLRASRQWQQRSARLRCWWQELEARPGPEALAEPRRLQLHGELEADLPALLLRLPPAVARPWMARWRQPEDCLFHPRSPLDGRQLQQALNLPPGPLLGELIRHLTLERAFGRIPVADPAAGAVAIHTARAWLSRRRD, via the coding sequence GTGACGGGCGAACTGCCGCCTGACGAGCTGGCGCGGCGGGTCTGGCATCGCCTGGCGCCTGAAGGCTGGCCCGTATCCCCGGATGCGCTGCCCCCCGGCAGTGCCCTGGTGGGGGGCGCGGTGCGGGATGCGCTGCTGGGACGCCTGGGCTCCCGGCCGGATCTCGACCTGGTGGTGCCCGCCGGCGCCATCGGCCTCTGCCGGCGCCTGGCCCAACGCCTCGGGGGCACCTGTGTGGTGCTCGACCAGCCCCGCGACATCGCACGCCTGGTGGTGAACGGCTGGACGCTCGATCTGGCAGGCCGGGACGGCCCGAGCCTGGAGAGCGACCTGCAGCGGCGCGACTACACCGCCAACGCGATCGCCCTTCGCCTGGACAACCCCACGGTGCTGGTCGACCCCACCGGCGGGCTGGCCGATCTGGCCGCGGGCCGCCTGGCCGCCGTGAGCGAGGCCAACCTGCTGGCCGACCCCCTGCGGCTGCTGCGGGGCGTGCGGCTGAGCCACACCCTGGACCTGCCGCTCGCGGCGCTCAGCCAGGACTGGATCCGCCATCACGCCCAGACCCTGGGGCAGGTCGCGGGCGAGCGGGTGTTCACCGAGCTCGAGAAGCTCGCCGCGGACCCCAGAGGCCACCAGGGGCTGGCCTGGAGCCTGCGGCACAACCTGCTGGCCGCCTGGGGGGCTGACCCGAACGCCGGACGGCCCCTGACGGGTCTGGGCCCCGAGCAGGCCGGCGCCTGCGGCCTCGACGCCTCGGAACGGGCCTGGGCACTGCCGCTGGCCAGGCTCGCCACCCTGCTGCCACCGGCCGCGCTGGGGCGGTTGCGCGCCAGCAGGCAGTGGCAGCAGCGCAGCGCCAGGCTGCGCTGCTGGTGGCAGGAGCTGGAGGCCCGGCCCGGCCCCGAGGCGCTGGCGGAGCCGAGGCGGCTGCAGCTGCATGGTGAGCTGGAGGCCGACCTGCCCGCCCTGCTGCTGCGGCTTCCCCCCGCCGTGGCCCGCCCTTGGATGGCCCGCTGGCGACAACCGGAGGACTGCCTGTTTCACCCCAGATCGCCGCTGGATGGGCGGCAGCTGCAGCAGGCTCTGAACCTGCCGCCTGGCCCCCTGCTGGGAGAACTGATCCGTCACCTCACCCTGGAGCGGGCTTTTGGCCGCATTCCAGTAGCGGATCCGGCTGCCGGCGCTGTCGCGATTCACACCGCCCGAGCCTGGCTGAGCCGACGACGTGATTAA
- a CDS encoding RNA-binding protein, whose protein sequence is MSIRLYVGNLPQSFDAQELEALFTAVGEGVRFKAVNDRETGACRGFGFANVEDQKLADAVIEQLNGRDFGGNTLRIELSERRDARPTAAAERRGSTAAPLRKAADKVVHADQVDSEAPDPRWAGELAKLKQLLDTQKATV, encoded by the coding sequence ATGAGCATCCGTCTCTACGTCGGCAACCTGCCGCAGTCCTTTGATGCCCAAGAGCTCGAGGCTCTGTTCACGGCTGTTGGGGAGGGCGTGCGCTTCAAAGCCGTCAACGACCGTGAAACGGGGGCCTGCCGGGGCTTCGGTTTCGCCAACGTGGAGGATCAGAAGCTGGCCGATGCCGTGATCGAGCAGCTGAACGGCAGGGATTTCGGCGGCAACACCCTCCGCATCGAGCTGTCGGAGCGCCGGGATGCCCGCCCCACCGCAGCGGCCGAGCGCCGCGGCAGCACCGCCGCCCCCCTGCGCAAGGCCGCCGACAAGGTGGTGCATGCCGACCAGGTGGACAGCGAGGCCCCCGATCCCCGCTGGGCCGGCGAGCTGGCCAAGCTCAAGCAGCTGCTCGACACCCAGAAGGCGACCGTCTGA